From Nerophis lumbriciformis linkage group LG13, RoL_Nlum_v2.1, whole genome shotgun sequence, one genomic window encodes:
- the LOC140679321 gene encoding E3 SUMO-protein ligase ZBED1-like translates to MAYHSSTTAMNEHLKRKHPTAFFPSPSTSQSSAKRQSSVQDFFPKRHGTECTPQVAADLTDGVLEMMVIDMRPLNMVEGEGFQKMIKRFHSGYTLPSRTHFTKLMEQKYTKKMNEVKAILKNVKGKLTLTTDAWTSMATEAYLGVTIHFVNDEWELTSINLTTMPLNEKHTAENIASWIEDVVNKFEINIKLVQVIVHDNAANVVAALRVLEERHGVSSVRCVGHTLQLVVNHALKDNHISRALGAARSLVEHFRKSELSSTKLKVKQKQMGSPDHSLIQDVSVRWNSAFYMISRLLEQRWPITATLSDPEVTQRGKHFLDLKADQWSLLEELEQVLKPFECATVYLSGESYVTVSAVPLLVKGLRKATQTAFENASIKCFQVTAAREITSRWEAETTFKDDGPNVCILAAALDPRFRKLKFLTADECLKVQYKLHAIVLEEKRREKETHAQQGTAMQVERPDADRRPVSLLDTLLGSDSDELSNNEEDNNDSNDAEMVRNELVSYFGESPISKDENPLKWWKEHQARFPNLAMLARSYLSVPATSTPSERLFSAAGNIVNKKRTSLTPEHVDMLTFLHYNC, encoded by the coding sequence caaacgacaaagcagtgtccaggatttttttccaaagaggcatgggactgaatgcacaccccaagtggccgctgacctgactgatggtgtcctggaaatgatggtcatagacatgaggccattaaatatggtagaaggggaagggtttcaaaaaatgatcaaacggtttcactctggctacacactaccatcaagaacccacttcactaagcttatggagcaaaaatacacaaagaaaatgaatgaagtcaaagcaatcctgaaaaatgtgaaaggaaaactgacactcacaactgatgcatggacaagtatggccactgaagcttaccttggtgtcaccattcactttgttaatgatgagtgggagcttacctcaattaacttgacaacaatgccccttaatgaaaagcacactgcagaaaacattgcctcttggattgaggatgttgtcaataagtttgaaataaacataaaactagtacaagtcattgtacatgacaatgctgcaaatgttgttgcagctttaagagttcttgaggaaagacatggtgtttcatccgtcagatgtgttggccatactctacagcttgtagttaaccatgctctaaaggacaaccacatcagcagagctttaggagcagcaagaagtttggtcgagcacttcagaaaaagtgagctatccagtacaaaactaaaggttaagcaaaaacaaatgggttctccagaccacagcCTCATACAAGATGTGTCTGTGAGATGGAACAGTGCCTTTTATATGATTAGTCGCCTGCTTGAGCAGAGGTGGCCAATAACAGCAACTCTGTCAGATCCGGAGGTCACtcaaagagggaagcattttctggatcttaaggctgaccagtggagcttgcttgaagaacttgaacaagttctgaaaccttttgaatgtgcaactgtgtacctgagtggagaatcttatgtaacagtttccgctgtccctctgctggtcaaagggcttcggaaggctacacaaactgcttttgaaaatgcatcaatcaagtgtttccaggtcactgctgcacgtgagataacatccaggtgggaagccgagaccacattcaaagatgatggaccaaatgtgtgcatattagcagctgcacttgacccacgattcaggaagctgaaattcctgactgcagatgagtgtttaaaagttcaatacaagctgcatgcaatagttctggaggagaaaagaagggaaaaggagacacacgctcaacagggcacagcaatgcaagtggaaagaccagatgctgacaggcggcctgtatctttactagacacacttcttggctcagattcagatgaactcagcaacaatgaggaagacaacaatgacagtaatgatgctgaaatggtcagaaacgagttagtgtcttattttggagaatcccccatttccaaggatgaaaacccattaaaatggtggaaagaacatcaggcaaggtttccaaatctggcaatgctggctcggtcttacctctcagttccagccacatcgaccccttctgagcgcctattttcagctgctgggaatattgtaaacaagaaaagaaccagcctcaccccagagcatgtagacatgctaacctttcttcattacaactgttag